A genomic stretch from Candidatus Melainabacteria bacterium includes:
- a CDS encoding tetratricopeptide repeat protein, which translates to MSRFRLSMGTSFVILAAVACPSRAIAQGAQTAALPNAQLALAQPRVDGMQQMRSEASLLISSGQYAAAAEVYKRLLQVGSNEASDRYWLGESLYHLSNFQQAAIAFEQAIQLNPKFPQAFVRLSETYIALHQKQKAAQTCTNGLNVVTDPYMKEQLSNLLKVAAYEEGRPGRTQQSHSVRMPAES; encoded by the coding sequence ATGTCTCGATTTCGTTTATCGATGGGCACAAGTTTTGTGATCTTAGCTGCCGTCGCTTGCCCCTCGCGTGCAATAGCTCAAGGTGCACAGACCGCAGCGTTGCCTAACGCGCAATTAGCACTGGCACAACCGCGAGTGGATGGAATGCAACAAATGCGCTCGGAAGCATCGCTTCTGATCAGCAGTGGACAGTATGCAGCCGCTGCAGAAGTCTACAAACGACTGCTACAGGTCGGCTCGAACGAAGCTTCAGATCGTTACTGGCTGGGAGAATCGCTCTATCATCTCTCCAATTTTCAACAAGCCGCAATTGCCTTCGAGCAAGCGATTCAACTGAATCCGAAGTTTCCTCAAGCTTTTGTACGATTGAGCGAAACTTACATCGCCTTGCATCAAAAACAGAAAGCCGCTCAAACCTGCACGAATGGTCTGAACGTTGTCACTGACCCTTACATGAAAGAACAGCTATCGAATCTGCTGAAAGTCGCTGCATATGAAGAAGGAAGGCCGGGACGCACCCAGCAATCTCATTCCGTCCGTATGCCCGCGGAGAGCTGA